One genomic window of Caenorhabditis elegans chromosome I includes the following:
- the F22G12.3 gene encoding F-box domain-containing protein (Confirmed by transcript evidence) — MSVVSKTEHFQPFRLFNLPTVAACNVISFMRIVEVIETSMTSSKARKKVKSLINAKLWKEIDICPGFDSNPIIQLVRNYDVWIISFGIKRYYPDTLSCMNYYRLLQTNLEDKTADWKMWIEYLTEFLESPIVELSMDISELKDKQQSVIDWIKSRQRSIEKLSIYGENVSTEDFAIVENNKGFTKEFLFEMETDENFHSDFTFNGKSLTVYKGKWFKLNQLLNSDCAEIYIVNSLSDSEWNTFLRKWINMESNLNLKRLEFDIPELQSLFSILLLPSESVASIATNAGMNMIENKFKNFMVIRRNDGAIGVLGIRWTKGHGSKVWTLSLTVK, encoded by the exons ATGTCCGTTGTATcgaaaactgaacattttcaacCATTTCGATTATTCAATCTTCCAACTGTGGCAGCATGTAATGTTATATCATTTATGAGGATTGTTGAAGT AATTGAAACGTCTATGACCAGCTCGAAAGcgaggaaaaaagtgaaatcttTGATAAATGCCAAACTTTGGAAAGAAATTGATATTTGTCCCGGATTTGATTCGAATCCAATTATTCAATTGGTCAGAAACTATGACGTTTGGATAATATCATTCGGTATAAAGAGATACTATCCCGATACTTTAAGTTGTATGAATTACTACAGACTTTTGCAAACCAACTTGGAAGATAAGACGGCTGACTGGAAAATGTGGATTGAGTATCTAACTGAATTCTTGGAATCTCCTATAGTCGAGCTTTCCATGGATATCTCTGAACTGAAAGATAAACAACAATCAGTCATCGATTGGATAAAATCTAGACAACGTTCGATTGAGAAACTCTCAATATATggagaaaatgtttcaaccGAGGATTTTGCGATAGTTGAGAACAATAAAGGTTTCACGAAAGAGTTCCTGTTTGAAATGGAAACCGACGAAAACTTCCATAGTGATTTCACTTTTAATGGAAAGTCTCTAACTGTGTACAAGGGAAAGTGGTTCAAATTGAATCAACTATTGAACAGCGACTGTGCGGAAATATATATAGTTAATTCTTTATCAGATAGTGAATGGAACACTTTTCTTAGAAAATGGATCAATATGGAATCGAATTTGAATCTGAAACGATTGGAGTTCGATATCCCAGAACTtcaatcacttttttcaattctcctGCTACCCTCCGAATCTGTGGCCAGTATTGCAACGAATGCCGGAAT GAACATGATtgagaataaatttaaaaacttcatgGTAATTCGACGCAATGATGGAGCAATAGGTGTTCTCGGAATCAGGTGGACAAAGGGACATGGATCTAAAGTATGGACACTATCATTGACGGTtaaatga
- the F22G12.4 gene encoding FYVE-type domain-containing protein (Confirmed by transcript evidence) produces MRMCRKENLSAMDFLLGNGADGRDSQSPGDYNVVHVASRIPSPALATWISENKEKLDLDKVDAEERTPLICAVMANNHIMCETLIRSGVNCDVTTSEGHTALSTCLLMSDAPNRRIAELLMLNGAGVNFAICDSKTPFFNEIVSRKDVASVEALLAANVDCHVADGRGQTACHVAAEAGAPEILSKIVEARRGLKWPRDADDRTALDIAVEKRDLKSARICIKGGADVNARDANGQTLLVKAILANDDEMGVFLIEHDAKAKNDERISSKTYVEAACERGLLNTVRSFISNGCKLNSRCSTGYSLLHSALSHQKLDVASLLVNFGCDVESRVALGAGGEVLDDGDESWITKQTLLHRLIDDGDQQSAVFLIESGADVNARKEYRNPTDDDQFTPAHMAVSWAQNDVLRALRDHSANLCDVDSDGRTPAHIGVREQNVDGVKILLDAENVEFIPIRDKFGQTILSQAMAMKDHQIASLIVARQPHAAVQTNGNGENLLHQAIRQNDIESVLFLLAVAKADPCRPITDGSLKTPLHLAAIAKDEMILRNLILVNDDVNVTSADGTTPLLEALKARNDKHAAILMENGAEPNVKDEYGENAMLCAVRSGSLDCIRAVADSSRTNRYARNKIGYTSLHICALLTIDKLPKRTSSSDVIELVLIYAEEEAQAQNEKQFAGFIDARDADGNTALMIAYSQGNAGVCRSLLKRRACMGQRNNGDVNVFTYETATKQLLLGLLESLEAEPRWSDGDTCDCGARFSLTSRKHHCRHCGRHVCSKCSETTMPIAKYGEEKRVRVCDVCAHVISTGTAPRR; encoded by the exons ATGAGGATGTGCAGAAAAG AGAACCTTTCGGCAATGGATTTCCTGCTCGGCAACGGAGCCGATGGCCGAGATTCGCAATCGCCCGGAGACTACAATGTAGTCCACGTGGCATCTCGCATCCCGTCGCCGGCACTGGCCACGTGGATTTCAGAGAACAAGGAGAAGCTGGATTTGGACAAGGTTGACGCGGAAGAGAG AACTCCGCTAATCTGTGCAGTAATGGCGAATAATCATATAATGTGTGAAACCCTCATCCGTAGTGGTGTCaactgtgacgtcacaacatCAGAAGGTCACACAGCACTTTCCACGTGTCTTTTGATGTCCGATGCACCGAATCGACGAATCGCCGAGCTTCTGATGCTCAACGGAGCCGGCGTGAATTTTGCGATTTGTGACTCGAAAACTccgtttttcaatgaaattgtCTCGCGGAAAGATGTCGCTTCAGTCGAGGCACTGCTCGCCGCCAATGTGGATTGCCACGTGGCAGACGGGCGGGGCCAGACGGCATGCCACGTGGCAGCTGAAGCCGGAGCTCCAgagattttgagcaaaattgtGGAGGCACGACGTGGGCTGAAATGGCCTAGAGATGCGGATGATCGGACAGCGTTGGATATTGCTGTGGAGAAGAGAGATCTGAAATCAGCGAGGATCTGTATAAAGG GCGGCGCCGATGTAAATGCCCGTGACGCCAATGGACAAACTTTGCTCGTCAAGGCGATTCTGGCAAATGACGATGAAATGGGTGTTTTCTTGATCGAGCACGATGCCAAGGCCAAGAACGATGA ACGAATTTCATCGAAAACCTACGTGGAAGCCGCTTGCGAACGTGGGCTCCTCAACACAGTTCGCTCATTTATTTCGAACGGCTGTAAACTGAATTCCCGATGCTCCACGGGCTACTCGTTGCTCCATTCGGCTCTTTCTCATCAGAAGCTCGATGTCGCCTCGCTGCTTGTGAATTTCGGATGTGACGTGGAATCTAGGGTGGCTCTGGGAGCCGGTGGAGAAGTGTTGGACGATGGGGATGAg tCCTGGATCACAAAACAGACACTTTTGCACCGACTTATCGACGACGGCGACCAACAATCCGCAGTTTTCCTTATCGAATCCGGAGCCGACGTGAATGCCCGTAAAGAGTACCGTAACCCGACGGACGATGATCAGTTTACACCGGCTCATATGGCCGTGTCATGGGCTCAAAATGATGTGCTCCGCGCGCTGCGAGACCACTCGGCCAACCTCTGTGACGTGGACTCGGATGGCCGAACACCGGCACATATTGGAGTACGAGAGCAGAATGTCGACGGGGTTAAG ATCTTACTCGACGCGGAAAACGTTGAATTCATACCGATTCGCGATAAGTTCGGACAAACGATTCTCTCGCAGGCGATGGCAATGAAGGATCATCAG ATCGCATCGCTCATCGTGGCACGCCAACCACACGCCGCTGTTCAAACAAATGGAAACGGAGAGAACCTTCTACATCAAGCAATTCGTCAGAATGACATTGAAAGTGTACTTTTCCTACTGGCAGTGGCGAAAGCCGATCCGTGCCGCCCGATTACAGATGGTTCACTGAAAACGCCGCTTCATCTGGCTGCAATTGCAAAAGACGAGATGATTcttcgaaatttgattttggtGAATGATGACGTCAACGTGACGTCAGCCGATGGAACAACACCGCTTTTGGAGGCTTTAAAGGCGCGTAACGACAAGCATGCGGCGATTTTAATGGAGAACGGTGCGGAGCCAAATGTCAAGGATGAGTACGGGGAAAATG ctaTGCTCTGCGCTGTCCGAAGTGGCTCCCTAGACTGCATCCGAGCAGTTGCAGACAGTTCCAGAACAAATCGATACGCGAGGAATAAAAT CGGCTACACGTCACTCCACATCTGCGCTCTACTGACAATCGACAAGCTGCCAAAACGAACGTCGAGCAGTGACGTCATCGAGCTGGTGCTCATCTATGCGGAAGAGGAGGCCCAGGCACAGAATGAGAAACAGTTTGCGGGATTTATTGATGCACGGGATGCGGATGGGAATACGGCTCTGATGATTGCCTATTCACAGGGGAATGCTGGCGTTTGCAG ATCCCTTCTGAAACGCCGAGCATGCATGGGACAACGGAATAATGGAGATGTGaatgtattcacttatgaaaCTGCCACAAAGCAGCTGCTCTTGGGATTACTCG aatcccTGGAAGCCGAACCCCGCTGGTCGGACGGTGACACTTGCGACTGCGGCGCCCGTTTCTCGCTGACGTCACGAAAACATCACTGTCGCCATTGTGGTCGCCACGTGTGCTCCAAGTGCTCGGAGACGACGATGCCCATCGCGAAATACGGAGAAGAGAAGCGGGTTCGAGTGTGTGATGTGTGTGCACACGTGATTTCGACCGGCACCGCGCCCCGGCGATag
- the F22G12.4 gene encoding FYVE-type domain-containing protein (Confirmed by transcript evidence) translates to MTAALLYRLIDGNTKNVLHSIVSIGREDVLFLYFMQNSAKIPKILNDLDPQGASALEIALCSEHEKSRQIAAQLVEKGADVNVKDAERGETILMRMCRKENLSAMDFLLGNGADGRDSQSPGDYNVVHVASRIPSPALATWISENKEKLDLDKVDAEERTPLICAVMANNHIMCETLIRSGVNCDVTTSEGHTALSTCLLMSDAPNRRIAELLMLNGAGVNFAICDSKTPFFNEIVSRKDVASVEALLAANVDCHVADGRGQTACHVAAEAGAPEILSKIVEARRGLKWPRDADDRTALDIAVEKRDLKSARICIKGGADVNARDANGQTLLVKAILANDDEMGVFLIEHDAKAKNDERISSKTYVEAACERGLLNTVRSFISNGCKLNSRCSTGYSLLHSALSHQKLDVASLLVNFGCDVESRVALGAGGEVLDDGDESWITKQTLLHRLIDDGDQQSAVFLIESGADVNARKEYRNPTDDDQFTPAHMAVSWAQNDVLRALRDHSANLCDVDSDGRTPAHIGVREQNVDGVKILLDAENVEFIPIRDKFGQTILSQAMAMKDHQIASLIVARQPHAAVQTNGNGENLLHQAIRQNDIESVLFLLAVAKADPCRPITDGSLKTPLHLAAIAKDEMILRNLILVNDDVNVTSADGTTPLLEALKARNDKHAAILMENGAEPNVKDEYGENAMLCAVRSGSLDCIRAVADSSRTNRYARNKIGYTSLHICALLTIDKLPKRTSSSDVIELVLIYAEEEAQAQNEKQFAGFIDARDADGNTALMIAYSQGNAGVCRSLLKRRACMGQRNNGDVNVFTYETATKQLLLGLLESLEAEPRWSDGDTCDCGARFSLTSRKHHCRHCGRHVCSKCSETTMPIAKYGEEKRVRVCDVCAHVISTGTAPRR, encoded by the exons acgaaaaatCCCGTCAAATCGCCGCCCAACTCGTCGAAAAAGGCGCCGATGTGAATGTGAAGGATGCAGAAAGAGGAGAAACAATTCTGATGAGGATGTGCAGAAAAG AGAACCTTTCGGCAATGGATTTCCTGCTCGGCAACGGAGCCGATGGCCGAGATTCGCAATCGCCCGGAGACTACAATGTAGTCCACGTGGCATCTCGCATCCCGTCGCCGGCACTGGCCACGTGGATTTCAGAGAACAAGGAGAAGCTGGATTTGGACAAGGTTGACGCGGAAGAGAG AACTCCGCTAATCTGTGCAGTAATGGCGAATAATCATATAATGTGTGAAACCCTCATCCGTAGTGGTGTCaactgtgacgtcacaacatCAGAAGGTCACACAGCACTTTCCACGTGTCTTTTGATGTCCGATGCACCGAATCGACGAATCGCCGAGCTTCTGATGCTCAACGGAGCCGGCGTGAATTTTGCGATTTGTGACTCGAAAACTccgtttttcaatgaaattgtCTCGCGGAAAGATGTCGCTTCAGTCGAGGCACTGCTCGCCGCCAATGTGGATTGCCACGTGGCAGACGGGCGGGGCCAGACGGCATGCCACGTGGCAGCTGAAGCCGGAGCTCCAgagattttgagcaaaattgtGGAGGCACGACGTGGGCTGAAATGGCCTAGAGATGCGGATGATCGGACAGCGTTGGATATTGCTGTGGAGAAGAGAGATCTGAAATCAGCGAGGATCTGTATAAAGG GCGGCGCCGATGTAAATGCCCGTGACGCCAATGGACAAACTTTGCTCGTCAAGGCGATTCTGGCAAATGACGATGAAATGGGTGTTTTCTTGATCGAGCACGATGCCAAGGCCAAGAACGATGA ACGAATTTCATCGAAAACCTACGTGGAAGCCGCTTGCGAACGTGGGCTCCTCAACACAGTTCGCTCATTTATTTCGAACGGCTGTAAACTGAATTCCCGATGCTCCACGGGCTACTCGTTGCTCCATTCGGCTCTTTCTCATCAGAAGCTCGATGTCGCCTCGCTGCTTGTGAATTTCGGATGTGACGTGGAATCTAGGGTGGCTCTGGGAGCCGGTGGAGAAGTGTTGGACGATGGGGATGAg tCCTGGATCACAAAACAGACACTTTTGCACCGACTTATCGACGACGGCGACCAACAATCCGCAGTTTTCCTTATCGAATCCGGAGCCGACGTGAATGCCCGTAAAGAGTACCGTAACCCGACGGACGATGATCAGTTTACACCGGCTCATATGGCCGTGTCATGGGCTCAAAATGATGTGCTCCGCGCGCTGCGAGACCACTCGGCCAACCTCTGTGACGTGGACTCGGATGGCCGAACACCGGCACATATTGGAGTACGAGAGCAGAATGTCGACGGGGTTAAG ATCTTACTCGACGCGGAAAACGTTGAATTCATACCGATTCGCGATAAGTTCGGACAAACGATTCTCTCGCAGGCGATGGCAATGAAGGATCATCAG ATCGCATCGCTCATCGTGGCACGCCAACCACACGCCGCTGTTCAAACAAATGGAAACGGAGAGAACCTTCTACATCAAGCAATTCGTCAGAATGACATTGAAAGTGTACTTTTCCTACTGGCAGTGGCGAAAGCCGATCCGTGCCGCCCGATTACAGATGGTTCACTGAAAACGCCGCTTCATCTGGCTGCAATTGCAAAAGACGAGATGATTcttcgaaatttgattttggtGAATGATGACGTCAACGTGACGTCAGCCGATGGAACAACACCGCTTTTGGAGGCTTTAAAGGCGCGTAACGACAAGCATGCGGCGATTTTAATGGAGAACGGTGCGGAGCCAAATGTCAAGGATGAGTACGGGGAAAATG ctaTGCTCTGCGCTGTCCGAAGTGGCTCCCTAGACTGCATCCGAGCAGTTGCAGACAGTTCCAGAACAAATCGATACGCGAGGAATAAAAT CGGCTACACGTCACTCCACATCTGCGCTCTACTGACAATCGACAAGCTGCCAAAACGAACGTCGAGCAGTGACGTCATCGAGCTGGTGCTCATCTATGCGGAAGAGGAGGCCCAGGCACAGAATGAGAAACAGTTTGCGGGATTTATTGATGCACGGGATGCGGATGGGAATACGGCTCTGATGATTGCCTATTCACAGGGGAATGCTGGCGTTTGCAG ATCCCTTCTGAAACGCCGAGCATGCATGGGACAACGGAATAATGGAGATGTGaatgtattcacttatgaaaCTGCCACAAAGCAGCTGCTCTTGGGATTACTCG aatcccTGGAAGCCGAACCCCGCTGGTCGGACGGTGACACTTGCGACTGCGGCGCCCGTTTCTCGCTGACGTCACGAAAACATCACTGTCGCCATTGTGGTCGCCACGTGTGCTCCAAGTGCTCGGAGACGACGATGCCCATCGCGAAATACGGAGAAGAGAAGCGGGTTCGAGTGTGTGATGTGTGTGCACACGTGATTTCGACCGGCACCGCGCCCCGGCGATag